The Sandaracinus amylolyticus genomic interval CCTCGCGAGACGCCGACCTTCGCGCGGCTCGCCGAGCGCGGCACGGTGTTCCGCGCGCGCAGCGCCGCGACGTGGTGCATGCCCGCGGTCGCGTCGATGCTGACCTCGCTCGACCCCGACCGGCACCACCTGACCGACGTCTCGGCGACCTTGTCACCGGCGGCGTGGACCCTGCCCGAGGTGCTGCGCTGCGAGGGCTTCGAGACGGCGAGCTTCATCTCGAACGGGTTGCTGTCCGATCCCTTCGGCTTCGATCAGGGCTGGGACCGCCACGTCAACTACGTGCGCGCCGGCGGGTCGGTCGCCGCGGATCGCGTGCTCGACGACGCGCTGGCGTGGATGGCCCTGCACACCACGCGGCGCTTCTTCGTGCACGCGCAGCTGATCGATCCGTACCGCGCGGTCGTCGAGCTCGCGTCGTCGGTCCTCGAGCGCGGCCGGCCGCCGATCGAGGCCGAGATCGCCACGCTGCGGGCGCGCTACGCGGAGGCCGTGCGTGCGGTGGACGCGGCGCTCGCGCGGTTCTTCGAGCAGCTCGACGCGCTGGGCCTGGGCGCCTCGACGCTGGTGGTGATCACCGCGGACCACGGCGCGCTGCTGGGTGAGGGAGGGCTCCTGGGCACCGGCGTCCTGCTGAATGAAGAGCACGAGGAGCTGCTCGACGTGCCGCTGCTCTTCGTCGGTCCGGCGCGGCCGCCCGCGAGCGACGACGTGGTGAGCACGCGCGACCTCGCGCCGACCGTGCTCGAGGCGCTCGGCGTCGCGATGCCCGAGCGCTTCGAGGGGCGCAGCTTCGGGCCGCGGCGGCTGCGCGCGCCCGAGGGGCCGGAGCTCGAGTACGTCGCGCCGAGCGTGGCGCTCACGCGCGAGGATTGTCCCATGGTGCCGGGGTACGGCATGCCGGCCTGCGACGAGCTGCCGACGGCGGAGGAGCTGCGGCGCGACGTCGAGCCGCTGCCGCATGCGCCGTGCCTTCCGTGACTATGTGCCGGGATGCATGCAGCGCGGCCTCTTGGTCTGGAACGCACGCGCCGGCGCGCAGGACGACGCGCGTCGCGAGGAGATCGTGTCGCTGCTCGGGCGCGCGCTCGAGCTCGAGATCCACGAGCTGGAGGAGGGCGCGTCGGCCACGCCCGCCGCGCGCGAGGCGATCGCGCGCGGCGTGGACGTGATCGTCGCGGCGGGCGGAGACGGGACGGTCTCGAGCTGCGCGAGCGCGGTGCTCGGGACGCGCGCCGAGCTCGCGATCGTGCCGTGCGGGACCAGCAAC includes:
- a CDS encoding sulfatase translates to MITARIRLVLVAAMLAACGEQVHEPMRALPPPPREATRAENVVWIVVDSLRADTVADPRETPTFARLAERGTVFRARSAATWCMPAVASMLTSLDPDRHHLTDVSATLSPAAWTLPEVLRCEGFETASFISNGLLSDPFGFDQGWDRHVNYVRAGGSVAADRVLDDALAWMALHTTRRFFVHAQLIDPYRAVVELASSVLERGRPPIEAEIATLRARYAEAVRAVDAALARFFEQLDALGLGASTLVVITADHGALLGEGGLLGTGVLLNEEHEELLDVPLLFVGPARPPASDDVVSTRDLAPTVLEALGVAMPERFEGRSFGPRRLRAPEGPELEYVAPSVALTREDCPMVPGYGMPACDELPTAEELRRDVEPLPHAPCLP